The Coffea eugenioides isolate CCC68of chromosome 8, Ceug_1.0, whole genome shotgun sequence genome has a segment encoding these proteins:
- the LOC113780113 gene encoding uncharacterized protein LOC113780113: MEEKQLEHFSHEEHPLILCELQKENDDGSIDQKSAVCYGCQEQILGPAAYCCFACDFFLHKRCAELPRQITHPMHSLHPLVLLGRPAYSSGCCSCNACGQHWKYFTYHCSLCEFDLDVSCAILDQREIKLDCHDHPLRQQRPADIYCNACDKDGKDSSYLCAICPFWIHKKCALRPTTVKHKDHNHPLLLAYSLPSDYRSFEKSCPVCREKVHPSRWVYYCGPCRYFVHITCVVISQEDEGQLSEDIEYPISGEQDQNVVKLPSRNAAQELIARFLLKKDKISSSNDSGKTNILEEIFMDSHRKHPLVLSEKV, encoded by the exons atggaagaaaaacaACTTGAGCATTTCAGTCATGAGGAACACCCTCTGATCCTGTGTGAATTGCAGAAGGAAAACGATGACGGTAGCATTGATCAAAAATCAGCAGTCTGTTATGGGTGTCAGGAGCAAATCTTGGGTCCTGCAGCATACTGTTGCTTTGCTTGTGATTTCTTTCTTCACAAAAGATGTGCAGAACTTCCGCGACAAATTACGCATCCGATGCACTCCTTGCATCCTTTAGTCCTCCTTGGGAGGCCAGCTTATTCCTCgggttgttgttcttgcaatGCGTGCGGCCAACATTGGAAGTATTTCACCTACCACTGTTCCTTGTGCGAATTTGATCTCGATGTGTCGTGTGCTATTTTGGATCAGCGGGAAATTAAGCTCGATTGTCATGACCACCCTCTTCGACAGCAGAGACCAGCCGATATCTATTGTAATGCTTGCGATAAGGATGGCAAAGATTCATCTTATCTGTGCGCTATTTGTCCATTTTGGATCCACAAAAAATGCGCCTTGCGGCCAACAACTGTGAAGCACAAGGATCATAATCACCCACTCCTACTGGCTTATTCTCTTCCGTCTGACTACCGTAGTTTTGAAAAATCTTGCCCTGTTTGTCGCGAAAAGGTACATCCGAGTCGTTGGGTCTATTATTGCGGTCCTTGCAGATACTTCGTCCATATCACATGCGTTGTGATATCTCAAGAGGATGAAGGGCAGCTAAGTGAAGATATTGAATATCCTATCTC AGGAGAACAAGATCAAAATGTGGTGAAACTACCATCCAGAAACGCGGCTCAAGAATTGATCGCCCGTTTTCTTCTCAAGAAAGATAAGATCAGTAGCAGTAATGACTCAGGCAAAACGAATATTTTAGAAGAGATATTTATGGATTCACACAGGAAGCATCCGCTTGTTCTTTCAGAGAAAGTATAG